The genomic segment CAGAATTGCCCATTTCGGCGGGTGTAAGTTCCAATCCGATGTTTTCTGCATCAATTTTAATCACTGCAAGGTCGGTTCGGCGATCTACACCAACAATTTCGGCTTTATAATCTCCTTTTCCGCCATCAAGCACAACCTTGATCGTATCGGCATAATCCACCACATGTGCGTTTGTGATTATATAGCCGTCTTTTTCCATAATAATACCGCTGCCTACCCCACTTAGAGTTTCTCCCATCATCGAAATTTTCACCTTGATGGTAACAACACTTGGTAGCGCTTTTTGTGCAGCCGCCTCGCTTGAAAACGCCGCGAACGTAGTGCTTTTTTCTTGGTCTGTTTGCGGTTTACTGTTAAGTGCAAGCCCTTTGTAAGGGGTTTCTGCCATCTCACTGCTATGCCTTGTTGTTATACCCTTATAATAGTTTAAGGCTGAAATAGCACCGAAAACTGCAAGTGTCAACACACAAATGCATACAATTGAACCGGCAACTATACCAATCACTTTTAATGTGTGTTTTCGTGGTTTTGCCAAAGTCGGCTGTTCTAACGGGGTATTTTGTACTTCGTTTGATATTGAATTTTCATCAAACGGTTCTCCCGCTTGATTGTTTTCAAAACTCTCTGGCATAGTATCCCCACCTTATCAATGTCATAGTCTTATGATAATACAACATGCATAATATTACAAGCAAAATGCTTGTAATTAATAGCAAACCAAACAAAATTTACTTATAGTCCATAATATATTTCAAATCCAAAAGAAATGCACTCTTTGCCTGCGGCAAAGAGTGCGTTATAGTATAAAATTTGCTTTTTATTTGCTTTCGAGATACTCATCGTAGGTGCACATACGGTCGATACACCCATTTTCGGTAACCTCAATAATACGGTTTGCTATGGTTTGTATAAACTGATGGTCGTGCGAAGCAAACAAAATTACACCTTTAAAATCAATTAAGCCGTCATTTACCGCGGTAATCGATTCAAGGTCAAGGTGGTTGGTTGGCTGGTCCAATAACAGAACATTAGAGCCAAACATCATCATACGCGAAAGCATGCAGCGTACTTTTTCACCGCCTGAAAGTACCTTAACCGGCTTATTAACATCATCGCCTGAGAAAAGCATTTTACCGAGAAAACCGCGCAGATACGTTTCATGTGTATCGCTTGAATACTGTTCGAGCCATTTGATGATAGAAAGGTCGCAATTGTTAAAATATGCAGAGTTATCCGCAGGGAAATAAGATTGCGAGGTGGAAACACCCCATTTAAAGGTACCTTCATCTGGTTCAATCTCTTCAGTGAGGATTTTAAACAAGGTGGTATTTGCAATTTCGTTTTCGCTTACAAAAGCAATTTTATCGCCCTTAGCTACACGGAACGATACATTGTTAAGCACTTTTACACCATCAATGGTTTTGCTAATACCTTCAACCGCGAGAATTTCTTTACCCGGCTCTCTATCCATAACAAAGCCCACATAGGGGTATTTTCGGGAAGAAGCAGGCATTTCTTCAACCGTTAGCTTATCAATCAACTTTTTACGGCTGGTTGCCTGTTTTGATTTGGATTTGTTTGCAGAGAAACGTTGGATAAATGCCTGCAACTCTTTGATTTTATCTTCGGCTTTCTTTTTCTGGTCATTCATCAAGCGCTGCATCATAATGCTGGATTCGTACCAGAAATCGTAGTTGCCGACATACATCTTGATTTTGGTAAAGTCGATGTCGACGATATGGGTACAAACGTTATTTAAAAAGTGGCGGTCATGCGAAACAACAATGACAGCGCCTTCATAGTCAAGCAAGAAATCTTCAAGCCAAGAGATTGACTTGATATCCAAACCGTTGGTAGGCTCATCGAGCAAGATAATATCGGGCTGCCCAAACAACGCACGTGCTAACAAAACCTTTACCTTTTCTTTTTCAGAAAGAGCAGACATCTGTGAATAGAGCATCATGTTATCGAGCCCTAAGCCTTGCAGTAGTTTGCCTGCATCGGTTTCTGCGTCCCATCCGCCCATTTCGGCAAACTCTGCCTCAAGTTCAGCAGCAAGGTTGCCGTCTTCTTCAGAGAAATCTGGTTTATTATAAAGCTCGTCTTTTTGTTTGAGTATTTCGTATAGACGAGGATTGCCCTGCAAAATGGTTTCGAGTACGGTAAATTCATCAAAAGCGTAGTGGTCCTGTTTAAGTACCGACATGCGAACTTTCGCATCCATTGAAATTTCACCTTTTGAGGGTTCCAATTCTCCGGATAGAATCCTTAAAAAGGTGGATTTTCCCGCGCCGTTTGCACCGATGACGCCATAACAGTTTCCCCCCTGAAACAACAGGTTCACGTTGGAAAATAAATTTTGCCCGTTAAAAGAAAGCGCCAAATCAGATACAGTAATCATAGTTCCTCCATATTTACGGCTATGCCGCTTATCGCAATATTATATATTAAAACACATACCGTAATATTATATCATACAAAGCCTTTTGTTGCAATTGCATCATGCAAAAAGGGGCGAACTGTTCGCCCCTTTGATTGCTTTAATTTATTTTTTTAATGCATCCAAAATCGATTTTTGCACCGTTGCTCCATCTTCAGACATTACCAGTACAATTGTACCGTCTTTAAGTGTATCTACGGTTGCAGAATTTGCAATCTCCTTTTGGTCGGGCAGATACTGCTCAAATGCTTTTTTCTCCTGTTCTACAAACCCGTTGACGGCGGCGAGAACCGCTTCACTTTTACCCTCGGCAGGTTTAATGATTGCAACGCCGTATGCTTTTATATTCACCATTGAAATGCTGATTGCGTATGCATCCATATCATCGGGGTTAAGCCCAGTCGTTTCAAAAACCAATTTCGCCTGCGGATCATCTTTCGACATGATTATGTTAACAGCATCGTTCATTTCATCCGTACGTGCCGCACTGATTATATTGCCAAGCTTTTTGTTTTCTTCTGGAATTTCAATATCCGGTTCACTTTCTTCAGATGAATCCGTTTCAGTTGATGTATCGGTACTTTCAGATACAGAGCTGCTTTCGGAAGGCGAGCTGTCATTGTTTTTGGGGGTACAAGCTGCCATAGATACGGCAAGTGCTGCGATAATAAGAAATGTAAGTAGTTTTTTCATTATGATTTTCTCCTCTAGTTTTAATTTTTGCGGTAGCAACGTACCGACTATATTTAGCATATCGTTAAATAGCACAAAAATCAAATAAACTTTTTGTGATATTTGCTAATAAATTGTGAATTATGTAAAAAAATTTGATTTAGCTGTTAAAAATTTGAGAGTACTTGTTAAATATGTTATAGTAGTATTACTTGAGTTCTTCAAACCGCAGGGATATCTCTGCGGTTTCGCTTATGTATCAAATATTTAGATTTAAGAAAGTAGGCTGAAATATCCGGATGGCGAACCTTTTACACCGTTTTTATACTACCGACCGAATGCTGAAGCAAGGTCAGGCAATCGGCAGCATCCCCTCAACACGCGAGGCATATCGAATTAATTTTGGCATTGCGTGGCCCTCTGCTGTTGAGGCTGTATTGGTGTCACTGATTTCTTCGGTGGATATAATTATGGTTGGGGTGCTTGGGCCGCAAGCAATATCCGCAGTAGGAATTACGGTGCAACCCAAATTTGTTATTCTTGCAGTGATTTTGTCGT from the Hydrogenoanaerobacterium saccharovorans genome contains:
- a CDS encoding ABC-F family ATP-binding cassette domain-containing protein, translating into MITVSDLALSFNGQNLFSNVNLLFQGGNCYGVIGANGAGKSTFLRILSGELEPSKGEISMDAKVRMSVLKQDHYAFDEFTVLETILQGNPRLYEILKQKDELYNKPDFSEEDGNLAAELEAEFAEMGGWDAETDAGKLLQGLGLDNMMLYSQMSALSEKEKVKVLLARALFGQPDIILLDEPTNGLDIKSISWLEDFLLDYEGAVIVVSHDRHFLNNVCTHIVDIDFTKIKMYVGNYDFWYESSIMMQRLMNDQKKKAEDKIKELQAFIQRFSANKSKSKQATSRKKLIDKLTVEEMPASSRKYPYVGFVMDREPGKEILAVEGISKTIDGVKVLNNVSFRVAKGDKIAFVSENEIANTTLFKILTEEIEPDEGTFKWGVSTSQSYFPADNSAYFNNCDLSIIKWLEQYSSDTHETYLRGFLGKMLFSGDDVNKPVKVLSGGEKVRCMLSRMMMFGSNVLLLDQPTNHLDLESITAVNDGLIDFKGVILFASHDHQFIQTIANRIIEVTENGCIDRMCTYDEYLESK
- a CDS encoding DUF4358 domain-containing protein; translation: MKKLLTFLIIAALAVSMAACTPKNNDSSPSESSSVSESTDTSTETDSSEESEPDIEIPEENKKLGNIISAARTDEMNDAVNIIMSKDDPQAKLVFETTGLNPDDMDAYAISISMVNIKAYGVAIIKPAEGKSEAVLAAVNGFVEQEKKAFEQYLPDQKEIANSATVDTLKDGTIVLVMSEDGATVQKSILDALKK